The following are encoded in a window of Mycobacterium vicinigordonae genomic DNA:
- a CDS encoding Fic family protein, translated as MSLPPYIAKIDANVDADIAVELEAAMSEISRLDSTHGTHLAALSTLLLRTESVASSKIERVEASLDDYARALHGGRGNSSAVSMAAATTALNEMIASVDRDAPVQMSVILRAHEALMREDPTEGQHAGRIRSVQTWIGGSDYSPRDALYVPPPPDTVHAYMDDLMEFANRTDVPVLIQAAIAHAQFESIHPFTDGNGRIGRALINAIFRRRGATTRLVVPLASALVAHRARYFGALTTYRAGDLRPLIVTFANASKTAAAESRTTAARLAEIPIEWRNMTGPIRRNSATDKLLLLLPSTPIVSSDDVVSLVDAPRSSVFAAIKRLHDSGVLRPLTDRKRDQVWGASLVLDELDDLGRRIERALDFSPGQLGDRTNETPRSPRMPWGALVGVQNPELVGKSQNCP; from the coding sequence GTGTCGCTTCCTCCCTACATCGCCAAAATCGATGCCAACGTCGACGCGGATATCGCTGTCGAACTCGAAGCCGCCATGAGCGAGATTTCTAGACTCGACAGCACGCACGGAACCCACCTCGCAGCGCTCAGCACTCTCCTACTTCGAACAGAATCGGTGGCCTCTTCGAAAATTGAGCGCGTTGAAGCGAGCTTGGACGACTACGCGCGCGCGTTGCACGGCGGAAGAGGCAATTCGAGCGCGGTCTCGATGGCGGCGGCAACCACCGCCCTAAACGAAATGATCGCGAGCGTCGATCGAGATGCCCCCGTGCAGATGTCCGTGATCCTGCGCGCACATGAGGCGCTGATGCGAGAAGATCCGACAGAAGGGCAGCATGCTGGTCGAATAAGGAGTGTCCAGACCTGGATCGGCGGAAGCGACTACTCGCCGCGAGATGCGTTGTACGTTCCGCCACCGCCAGACACGGTGCACGCGTACATGGACGACCTGATGGAGTTCGCGAACCGAACCGACGTTCCCGTTCTGATTCAGGCCGCCATCGCGCATGCACAGTTCGAATCAATCCACCCCTTCACCGACGGCAACGGCCGCATCGGCCGGGCACTCATCAACGCCATCTTTAGGCGGAGGGGAGCAACAACGCGCCTCGTTGTCCCTCTGGCATCGGCGCTTGTTGCTCACCGAGCGCGCTACTTCGGCGCGCTCACCACATACCGCGCCGGCGACCTACGCCCACTGATCGTCACATTCGCGAATGCATCAAAGACTGCTGCCGCCGAATCACGAACTACTGCAGCGCGTTTGGCCGAGATACCAATTGAGTGGCGAAACATGACCGGACCGATTAGGCGTAATAGCGCGACCGACAAACTACTCCTGCTTTTACCGTCGACGCCGATCGTTTCATCCGACGACGTCGTATCACTTGTCGATGCACCTCGAAGCAGCGTGTTCGCCGCAATAAAACGACTGCACGACTCCGGCGTTCTACGCCCATTGACTGACCGCAAACGGGACCAGGTATGGGGAGCAAGCCTTGTACTCGACGAACTAGACGACTTGGGGCGCAGGATCGAGCGAGCACTTGACTTCAGTCCCGGACAACTTGGCGATCGAACGAACGAAACGCCACGGTCGCCCAGGATGCCTTGGGGCGCCCTTGTGGGTGTTCAGAATCCCGAGCTCGTTGGGAAATCGCAGAACTGCCCATAG
- a CDS encoding oxygenase MpaB family protein, translating into MATFALNTDSHPPGTDLAERVAAVTALARIPGSEVYLDPADVDYEAWNHVGDPLAEDLIELMRARKVMGGDLYANARKLEAEGIPEATAFFRDVETLPSWFDLDSLRVGASMGRRNLFGMKIGMVSALPFTYIDPATAEVMGATGRLASGGDYRRRMVETAAGFVGALDVDGMLPGGQRWILWVRIRLLHTMIRLGIHRTQQWTRYDRGVPVSQLATAACSYIFGQHRVNVIKFAGGVVSQAERDGFALMWRWIARIEGANNQLLGRTHAEEFALQSREHQYLYEPSAKGAELTESVIAGATRMGSFRGSRTINQAVTRQLLAPKMAATVPNGDLRKCLGVAPVPMAEILVRIVAFLLKIPNQLTRLKRVRDHFDENGQKTLDDAIERGLRGIKAEYRGTPVGGQPTDQ; encoded by the coding sequence GTGGCCACTTTCGCCCTCAACACCGACTCACATCCGCCCGGCACGGATCTCGCCGAGCGCGTCGCCGCGGTGACCGCGCTGGCTCGTATACCGGGATCCGAGGTGTACCTCGACCCGGCTGACGTCGACTACGAAGCCTGGAATCACGTCGGTGATCCGCTCGCCGAAGATCTGATCGAGCTGATGCGCGCCCGCAAGGTGATGGGCGGAGACCTCTACGCCAACGCCCGCAAGCTGGAGGCCGAGGGCATACCGGAAGCAACCGCCTTTTTCCGAGACGTCGAGACCCTTCCGTCCTGGTTCGACCTGGACTCGCTGCGGGTAGGCGCCAGCATGGGGCGCCGCAACCTTTTCGGAATGAAAATTGGCATGGTTTCCGCGTTGCCGTTTACCTACATCGACCCAGCGACCGCAGAGGTAATGGGCGCGACTGGCCGGCTGGCCAGCGGGGGCGACTACCGTCGCCGGATGGTCGAGACCGCAGCTGGCTTCGTCGGCGCGCTCGATGTCGACGGCATGCTACCAGGCGGCCAGCGATGGATCCTGTGGGTGCGAATTCGGCTGCTGCACACCATGATCCGCCTAGGCATCCACCGCACTCAGCAGTGGACGCGCTACGACCGGGGCGTGCCTGTCAGTCAGCTCGCCACCGCCGCATGTAGCTACATTTTTGGCCAGCATCGGGTGAATGTCATCAAGTTCGCCGGTGGCGTCGTCAGCCAGGCGGAGCGTGACGGGTTCGCACTGATGTGGCGCTGGATCGCCCGCATCGAAGGCGCGAACAACCAATTACTCGGTCGCACGCACGCTGAAGAATTCGCTCTACAGTCGCGGGAACACCAGTACCTCTACGAGCCGAGCGCCAAGGGCGCCGAACTTACCGAGAGCGTGATTGCCGGAGCGACGCGGATGGGGTCCTTCCGCGGCTCACGAACCATCAACCAGGCAGTCACGCGGCAACTCCTCGCGCCCAAGATGGCGGCAACGGTTCCCAACGGCGACTTGCGCAAGTGCCTCGGCGTGGCGCCCGTGCCGATGGCCGAGATCCTGGTGCGCATTGTGGCGTTCCTGCTGAAAATCCCCAACCAGCTCACCCGATTGAAGCGGGTGCGCGACCACTTCGACGAGAACGGCCAGAAGACCCTGGACGACGCCATCGAGCGGGGCCTGCGAGGCATCAAAGCCGAGTATCGCGGTACCCCGGTCGGCGGTCAGCCCACCGATCAGTAA
- a CDS encoding CDP-diacylglycerol diphosphatase produces MDTTGSADRRVTRRQFITTSGALGVGAAFVGSAAWRAVGDPGSTTPDCGGPNDGGELYESVKDAQPGDKHLALVDFPTPNKDRAYGYAIKTGAKGAWDWLCIPLIRVSGIECEKCWKGQMLNLWPYAAAWVNDPQSKLAGTDWALGINSGDPQARTQNQMHIHVTKLQKSVRDQITAAEKNKVPVAESFGDWPKKTIELNGRLFRWVHVKTMDHHIFVEAFNTVAQGKASEMKHQCIAVTSAGSGGFYVINSQAQLDTQGHHPFGIKTIDGLLYRG; encoded by the coding sequence ATGGACACAACGGGCTCGGCCGATCGTCGCGTGACACGTCGGCAGTTCATCACTACTTCGGGAGCGTTGGGGGTCGGCGCGGCGTTTGTCGGGTCCGCAGCGTGGCGGGCCGTCGGGGACCCCGGCTCGACGACGCCCGATTGCGGCGGCCCCAACGACGGTGGTGAATTGTATGAGTCCGTGAAGGATGCCCAACCCGGTGACAAGCATCTGGCGTTGGTCGACTTCCCAACCCCCAACAAGGATCGTGCCTACGGTTACGCGATCAAAACCGGAGCAAAAGGCGCGTGGGACTGGCTGTGCATCCCGCTAATTCGGGTCTCCGGCATCGAATGCGAAAAGTGCTGGAAGGGCCAGATGCTCAACCTGTGGCCATATGCCGCCGCCTGGGTCAACGACCCGCAGAGCAAACTTGCGGGGACGGACTGGGCACTGGGTATCAATTCCGGCGATCCGCAGGCGCGCACCCAGAACCAGATGCACATCCACGTGACCAAACTCCAGAAGAGCGTGCGCGACCAGATCACTGCGGCTGAGAAGAACAAGGTGCCCGTGGCCGAGAGTTTCGGTGATTGGCCCAAGAAGACGATCGAGCTCAACGGCCGGCTGTTCCGCTGGGTCCACGTCAAGACCATGGACCACCACATTTTCGTCGAGGCCTTCAACACCGTCGCGCAAGGCAAGGCGTCCGAGATGAAACATCAATGCATTGCGGTCACCTCGGCGGGCTCCGGTGGTTTTTACGTCATCAACAGCCAGGCGCAGCTGGACACTCAGGGCCACCACCCGTTCGGCATCAAGACCATCGACGGGCTGCTATACCGGGGATAG
- the dcd gene encoding dCTP deaminase produces the protein MLLSDRDLRAEISAGRLQIDPFDDTLVQPSSIDVRLDCLFRVFNNTRYTHIDPARQQDELTTLVQPDEGEPFVLHPGEFVLGSTLETVTLANDLAGRLEGKSSLGRLGLLTHSTAGFIDPGFSGHITLELSNVANLPITLWPGMKIGQLCILRLTSPSERPYGSAGVGSKYQGQRGPTPSRSYQNFIGST, from the coding sequence GTGCTGCTCTCCGATCGTGACCTCAGAGCCGAAATCTCCGCCGGACGGCTGCAAATCGATCCATTTGACGACACCCTGGTGCAGCCGTCCAGCATCGACGTCCGCCTCGATTGTCTGTTCCGGGTCTTCAACAACACCCGCTACACCCACATCGACCCGGCCAGGCAGCAGGACGAGCTCACCACGCTGGTGCAACCCGACGAGGGTGAGCCGTTCGTGCTGCACCCAGGCGAGTTCGTGCTGGGCTCGACGCTGGAAACGGTGACGCTGGCGAACGATCTCGCCGGGCGGCTGGAGGGTAAGTCCTCACTAGGTCGGTTGGGGCTGCTGACGCACTCCACGGCCGGCTTCATCGATCCGGGTTTCAGCGGTCACATCACCCTGGAGCTGTCCAATGTGGCTAACTTGCCGATCACCCTGTGGCCCGGGATGAAGATCGGCCAGTTGTGCATCCTGCGGCTCACCAGCCCGTCGGAACGTCCCTACGGAAGCGCAGGCGTCGGATCCAAATATCAAGGTCAGCGCGGTCCTACGCCGTCGCGCTCGTATCAGAACTTCATAGGTTCTACATAG
- a CDS encoding aldehyde dehydrogenase family protein, whose amino-acid sequence MTSTYDVTFATEAELDTAIDELTRGAQRWAVTGLTERITLLKRTQRSIADAADAWAAAAIVAKGIPPGPLEGEEWMSGPYATLCAFGAVIDSLKKIAAGKSPACGLKSRTVPGNRTAFAMLPGDLFEFNLFNGFSAEVWLTPGVSADEARRTAGLGARRSGENGGVGLVLGAGNIAAIGPLDVLYELIAHNRVSVLKLNPTFAGLIAAYEAAFAPLINANLVRIVNGGTEVGQYLTAHPGVSHVHITGSRATHDMIVWGSRTEKDGAPKLGKPITSELGGVSPIIVVPGKWDDADLRYQAEHVATQRFHNCGHNCIGGQVLVVSADWPQKDAFLAEIRRVVEALPQRTLWYPGADKKVAAAALAYPDAERLNGRILLKVDQSTSQEALTTEYFGPVLAHTELPAIGLEFLCAAIEFCNDKLGGNLGASIIVAPDDRKAMGTAFEAAVADLHYGTIGINVWSAIGFLVPALSWGAYPGNTLGDVGSGIGIVHNSRLLTNIERSVVTGPFRPFPRSIAGGEMALSPKPAWFVTARSAKGVAERLTRFAASPGWAKLPGIFNQAFRA is encoded by the coding sequence ATGACCAGCACATACGACGTCACATTCGCCACCGAGGCGGAACTGGACACCGCCATTGACGAACTCACACGCGGCGCGCAGCGGTGGGCGGTGACGGGACTAACGGAACGCATCACACTGCTCAAACGCACGCAGCGCAGCATCGCCGACGCCGCAGACGCTTGGGCTGCCGCAGCAATCGTCGCCAAGGGCATTCCGCCTGGCCCGCTGGAGGGCGAGGAATGGATGTCTGGTCCGTACGCGACCCTCTGCGCCTTCGGGGCGGTCATCGACAGTCTGAAGAAGATCGCCGCAGGCAAGTCGCCGGCGTGCGGACTCAAGTCCCGCACGGTGCCGGGCAACCGGACCGCATTCGCGATGCTCCCGGGCGACTTGTTCGAGTTCAACCTGTTCAACGGGTTCAGCGCCGAAGTTTGGCTGACGCCAGGCGTCTCCGCCGATGAAGCGCGCCGCACGGCCGGTCTGGGCGCTAGGCGTTCCGGCGAGAACGGCGGAGTCGGCCTGGTGCTCGGAGCGGGGAACATCGCAGCGATCGGCCCTCTTGACGTCCTTTACGAACTGATCGCCCACAACCGCGTCAGTGTCCTCAAACTGAACCCGACCTTCGCCGGTCTGATCGCTGCGTACGAGGCCGCTTTCGCGCCATTGATCAACGCCAACCTGGTGCGGATCGTCAACGGCGGCACCGAGGTTGGCCAGTACCTCACCGCTCACCCGGGTGTCTCGCACGTACACATCACCGGAAGCCGCGCGACCCACGACATGATCGTGTGGGGGTCGCGCACGGAAAAGGACGGCGCACCTAAGCTCGGCAAGCCAATCACCAGCGAGCTCGGCGGAGTGTCGCCGATCATCGTCGTGCCCGGCAAGTGGGATGACGCGGATTTGCGCTACCAGGCCGAGCACGTCGCAACGCAGCGGTTCCACAACTGCGGACACAACTGCATCGGCGGCCAGGTACTCGTCGTATCCGCGGACTGGCCGCAGAAAGACGCGTTCCTCGCCGAGATCCGCCGCGTCGTCGAAGCACTTCCCCAACGGACGTTGTGGTATCCGGGCGCCGACAAGAAAGTTGCGGCCGCCGCCTTGGCTTATCCCGACGCCGAGCGCCTAAACGGACGAATCCTGCTGAAGGTCGATCAATCGACGTCGCAGGAAGCGCTGACCACCGAGTACTTTGGCCCGGTGCTGGCCCACACCGAACTACCAGCTATAGGGCTCGAATTCCTGTGTGCCGCAATCGAATTCTGCAACGATAAGCTCGGCGGCAATCTGGGCGCCAGCATCATCGTGGCCCCCGACGACCGCAAAGCCATGGGAACAGCATTCGAAGCAGCCGTCGCCGATCTGCACTACGGCACCATCGGCATCAACGTGTGGAGCGCCATCGGCTTCCTAGTGCCGGCGCTGTCGTGGGGAGCTTATCCGGGCAATACCCTCGGTGATGTCGGGTCCGGAATCGGCATCGTGCACAACTCGCGCCTGCTGACCAACATCGAACGCAGCGTCGTGACCGGACCGTTCCGGCCGTTCCCGCGATCGATCGCAGGTGGCGAGATGGCTCTGTCACCCAAACCGGCCTGGTTCGTGACCGCCAGGTCGGCCAAAGGCGTCGCCGAGCGTCTCACACGCTTCGCGGCCAGCCCCGGGTGGGCCAAGCTTCCCGGCATCTTCAACCAGGCCTTCCGGGCCTGA
- a CDS encoding DUF1761 domain-containing protein has product MELNISWLAVVVAIVVGMAIAWVWYSDWGLVGSTWRRLTGVTKEDSAKGGKGPFVILVASIIVTAVALAASCSIAAGFFGDNSVWLALAVGLTAWLGFSLSTLAQHNGFEQKPSQLTAINSAYQLVLFLGMALPIGLIQ; this is encoded by the coding sequence ATGGAGCTGAACATCAGCTGGTTGGCCGTCGTGGTCGCGATTGTCGTCGGGATGGCCATCGCATGGGTCTGGTACAGCGATTGGGGGCTGGTCGGCAGTACTTGGCGGAGGCTGACCGGAGTGACCAAGGAGGACTCCGCGAAAGGCGGCAAGGGGCCTTTCGTGATTCTGGTGGCATCGATCATCGTCACCGCTGTCGCTCTTGCCGCCTCCTGCTCCATCGCGGCCGGGTTCTTCGGCGACAACTCGGTCTGGCTCGCCCTGGCCGTCGGTCTCACCGCATGGCTAGGGTTCTCACTCTCGACCCTGGCGCAGCACAACGGCTTCGAACAGAAGCCTTCTCAGCTCACCGCGATCAACAGCGCATACCAGCTCGTCTTGTTTCTGGGCATGGCTCTCCCCATCGGCCTGATCCAGTAG
- a CDS encoding SRPBCC family protein produces the protein MSNGARVEQSRTIPVTPEQAFRGIIEMDIPTVFRRRYGPLPPIVAVSGRDAGHWSGAVGQTRVLELGGGFGALRETVVEVDEPHAWRYRISDLRGPLGALLTGIDGEFLFAPAGTGTRITWRYNMFPRSPLVEPVLPAFGWFWRGYARQMLEELSKLLVK, from the coding sequence ATGTCCAACGGGGCGCGGGTCGAACAATCCCGCACGATTCCAGTGACTCCCGAGCAAGCCTTCCGGGGCATCATCGAGATGGATATCCCGACCGTGTTCCGGCGCCGATACGGCCCCCTCCCGCCGATCGTCGCCGTCAGCGGACGTGATGCTGGCCACTGGAGCGGAGCCGTCGGGCAAACCCGGGTGCTGGAATTGGGCGGGGGCTTCGGAGCCCTCCGCGAGACCGTCGTCGAGGTTGACGAGCCACACGCGTGGCGGTATCGCATCAGCGATCTGCGCGGCCCGCTGGGCGCCCTGCTCACCGGGATCGACGGCGAATTCCTGTTTGCTCCAGCGGGAACGGGTACTCGAATCACGTGGCGCTACAACATGTTTCCGCGCTCGCCCCTCGTCGAACCAGTGCTGCCGGCCTTCGGCTGGTTCTGGCGGGGCTACGCGCGCCAGATGCTCGAGGAACTGTCCAAGCTTCTCGTCAAGTGA
- a CDS encoding TetR/AcrR family transcriptional regulator — translation MTTDKAASLASARGERRRAKTRASIVAAAEKLLAHTAPESVRIEDVAALAGVSPASVYVHFGTKDGLVAATTEHLLEIATTEIAAVHSNNKRAVDRVIATGRAYLQLLIDHPALTRYLTARALRTDESASPTDVRIDNRFETARVTFQQQIQEAIDDGDVRSLDARLMSHFLFGAWVGLATLSLGGNSYPLAPHDVSRAGLQALEVLTRGASSWSVDAGD, via the coding sequence ATGACGACCGACAAGGCGGCCAGCCTTGCCTCCGCGCGCGGAGAACGCCGGCGCGCGAAAACGCGCGCGTCGATAGTCGCCGCGGCTGAGAAGCTGCTCGCCCACACCGCGCCGGAGTCGGTTCGAATCGAGGACGTCGCCGCGCTCGCAGGCGTATCGCCCGCGTCGGTATACGTGCACTTTGGCACCAAGGATGGACTGGTCGCCGCGACCACCGAGCATCTACTAGAGATCGCTACCACCGAAATCGCTGCGGTACACAGCAACAACAAACGTGCAGTGGATCGCGTGATCGCAACAGGAAGGGCATACCTCCAACTGCTGATCGATCACCCTGCATTGACCCGGTATCTGACTGCGCGCGCACTGCGCACCGACGAGTCCGCATCACCGACCGACGTGAGAATCGACAATCGATTCGAGACCGCGCGCGTCACCTTCCAGCAGCAGATACAAGAGGCGATAGATGACGGCGACGTGCGTTCGCTGGATGCAAGGCTGATGTCACACTTCTTGTTCGGTGCCTGGGTGGGGCTAGCGACGCTGTCTCTGGGGGGCAACAGCTACCCGCTGGCGCCGCACGACGTGAGCCGAGCCGGACTGCAAGCGCTGGAAGTACTGACGCGCGGCGCATCCTCGTGGTCCGTCGACGCAGGCGACTGA